The Balearica regulorum gibbericeps isolate bBalReg1 chromosome 5, bBalReg1.pri, whole genome shotgun sequence genome window below encodes:
- the PTH gene encoding parathyroid hormone, translated as MTSIKNLARTAIILYVICFFTNSDGRPMMKRSVSEMQLMHNLGEHRHTVERQDWLQMKLQDVHSALEDARTQRPRNKDDFVLGEMRSRRLLPEHLRAAMQKKSIDLDKAYMDVLFKKP; from the exons ATGACTTCTATAAAAAATCTGGCCAGGACTGCAATCATTTTATATGTCATATGCTTTTTTACAAACTCTGATGGAAGACCAATGAT GAAAAGATCAGTGAGTGAGATGCAATTAATGCACAATCTTGGAGAGCATCGACACACCGTGGAGAGACAGGACTGGCTTCAGATGAAACTGCAGGATGTGCACAGTGCCCTTGAGGATGCTAGGACCCAGAGGCCTCGAAACAAGGATGATTTTGTCCTGGGTGAGATGAGAAGTCGGAGGCTGCTCCCTGAGCATTTGCGGGCAGCAATGCAGAAGAAATCCATTGATCTGGACAAAGCTTACATGGATGTACTCTTTAAAAAGCCGTAA